The segment AGCGCGTGATCGAGGACTGGTCCGTCACCGTGTGGTCCACATGGTTGCTGCGCGCCCAGGGCGAGATCACCAGCAACGGCAAGCGAGGGCCATAGCCGCAACGACCCTGTACCGGCTTGCCCTTGCTGTCCGTGCCCGCCAGCGTGCCGCGCGCCTTGCACACGCCGGCGCCATCCAGGGCATCCGCTTCCGACGTCGACGCATTCACGCGCGGCGCCGCCTGATGGTCGTACCAACCGTCGGAGTCGTCATAAGCGATGACCACGGCGGTATCACGCCACTCCGGCTGCTGCTGCAGGAAGTTGATCACGTGCACGATGAACTGCTGCTCGTCGAGCGGATCGGAGTAACCCGCGTGGCCATCCTGGTAGCCCGGCGCCTTGAGGAAGCTCACCGCCGGGAAATTGCCCGCCTCGACTGCGGCATAGAAGTCCGCCATGTCGTACTGATGGTTCGCCGCATCGCCCTGGCGACCGATCATCGACACCGACGTGGGACGCGCATGCGTCGGGTTGGCAGTCGAGGCGTAGTACTGGAACGGCTGGTGATGGGGGATGTAATCCGCCTTCTTGACGTTGGTGACGGCGGAAACCGTGGAGCGCTTGCAACCCGTGGTGCCGTTGGCGTTCACCTGCGACAGGTCGAAACCACCCTCGAAGAAGCCCCAGCTCACGTGCGCATCGTTGAGCATGTCGCCGACGTTGCGGCCGCTCATCTGCACCTGGTTGCCGGTCGGCGAGGAACACACGTCGCCGATCGGATCGGCATCGCCGATCAGGGTAAGTCCACCCTGCCCGTCATCGATCTCTTCGCCGGTGCCGTTGAGCGTCTGCGTGATGCCGTTGGTCTGACCCGAGATCAGGTTGAGCGCACCCGGCGTGGACGGGCCAAACGTGGTGTTGTAGCTGTTGTCGCTCATGGCGAACCATTGCGCGTAGTTCCACAGCGCGGTGACCGTGTTGCCGTCGTAATAGCCCATGACCTGGCCGATGCCGTTTTCATCGGCAGGCGCACCGGGCAGCGTTTCGCCCGTGCCGGTGTACTTGGGAAAAAGATCCATCGCGCCGCCATTGAACGCCTGCTGCTCCGGACCGTAATCGTGATCCTGATCGGCGGTGGCCGACTGCGCACGCGAGAGACGGAACGGATTGATCGCACCCGCGCCATTCGCACTGTTCTGCTGGTTCGGATTGTGGTTGAGCAGGCTGGCGGTCAGGCCATTGGCCTTCGGCGTGAACGGCCGCGCGTAGAACGTCGGCTCACCCGGCGCATTGGCGGCATACGGATAGGCGCCGAAGTAGTGATCATAGGAAACGTTCTCCTGGAAGATCACCACGAGATGCTTGATGGGCGTGGACGTGTGGTCGTCCTTGTCGCGATGCCAGGAAGCGTTCGACGCTTCTTCGGCATGCACGGGAATCTGGGCAAGCGATACGGCGGACAGGCTGAGAACACACGCGGCAATGCAGACGGCGAGGTGATTTCGCATGGAAGGCTCCCTACGGTCGCGATGAAGCGCCCCCCTGTGGAATGTCCCAGTTGCAGGTCATCCCAAGCGCCGGATTCGCGAACGATAGGCGTCGAAGGTGACAGGCGAATAACAGGAAAACGACGCGTTTTCCTGCGATTCCTTCCACAGCACTGGTTGAAGCGCAGCCGCGGTCCGCATCATGTTTAGGGGGCAGGCGACGCTAGACTCCTCGCATCGCGAACCATTGCGCCGCAGTGGTTCATGTGATGCCGGACATCAGGATGTCCGTGCAGCTGCCATGAAGAACCCGCGGATGAGCGTGCTGGCGGAGCGCGAGATGAAGGGTTACGCAAGCGCCGCACCCTCTCCCCAGCCCCTCTCTCCCACGGGACTACCTTCGGGTCGCCGAGGGGAGAGGGGCTTAAGTGCCTGGCGGAGAAATCCTTCTCCCTCCGGGAGAAGGTGCCGGCAGGCGGATGAGGGTGCGGGCGGAGCGAAAAAGGCACTCTGCTTCCGCGAGGATGGTTGCTTTCGTGGCAGCGGGCGTCGACGCACAGACTCAGGAGCACGTGATCTCCCTGCGGGCAGCTGATGGCCTGCCCGGAGTCGCCCGATTCCTGATCGGGAGTCGGCTGGCCCGGGGTGTGGACTCGACGCCCTCAACGAGTACGTCCCAACCGGCTCTGTCGCCGGCTTGCGGCCCCCGCCCCTGACCTTTGACACTGTCTGCACCGTGACCTCCGGCCTAGCCTGATCAGTCACTATTGCCAATTCGGTCGCTGCGCAGCACGTGGCCGCCGGCATCACTTAGCGCCCGCTGGGCGAACCACGAGAGGGAATCCCATGACCAAACCGTATCTGAAGCCCCTGGCGCTCGCCGTCAGTCTGGCCCTGTCGCTCACCGCCTGCGGCAAGCATGAGCAGGCCGAGCAGACCGCCCAGGCCCCTGCCCCCGCCTCGACCGCACCCGCCGCGGCTCCCGCGCCGAAAGTGTTCGACGTGGCCGAGCTGGGCGACAACGCCGAGGCCTGCCAGGACTTCAACGGTTTCGTCAACGCGAAGTGGGTGGCCGCCAACCCGATCCCGAACGACCGCACCCGCTGGGGCGCGTTCGACAAACTGGCTGAGGACAGCCTCAACACCCAGCACGAGATCGTCGACGCCGCCGCCAAGGACGCCGCCAACGCCAAGGCCGGGTCGATCGAGCAGAAGATCGGCTACCTGTACGCCTCGGGCATGGACGACGACGCCATCGAGAAGGCTGGCTACGAGCCGATCAAGCCCAAGCTCGACGCCATCGCCGCGCTGAAGAACAGCAAGGACGTGGCCAACTACCTCGTGCAGAACTTCGCTGACGGCGACATGCAGGTGTTCGAGTTCGGCTCGGGCGCCGACTTCAAGAACGCCAAGATGCAGATCGCCTACACGCAGCAGGCGGGCCAGGGTCTGCCGACCAAGGACTACTACCTCAACGACAAGTACAAGGACATCCGAGACGCCTATGTGGCCCACGTGGCCCAGGCGCTGCAGCTGACCGGCGTGTCCGAAGCCGATGCCAAGAAGCAGGCCGCCCAGGTGCTCGCCTTCGAAACCGAGCTGGCCAAGGCCTCGCTGGCCCCGGTGGAAATGCGCACCCCGGAAAACCAGTACCACTTCGTCACCGTGAAGGAAGCGGACAAGATCACCCCGCACTTCAGCTGGGAAGATTTCTTCAAGGCCCAGGGCGTGACCGTCGACAAGGGCTTCTCGCTGTCGCAGCCGAAGTTCATGGCCGAGTTCGACAAGCTGCTCGCCAGCGCGCCGATCGACCAGTGGCAGGCCTACCTGCGCTTCCACACCATCAGCGATGCCTCGCCGTACCTCAGCAAGGCGTTCCAGGACAACAAGTTCGACTTCTACGGCAAGACCCTCGCCGGCCAGCCGGAACAGAAGCCGCGCTGGAAGCGCGTATTGGGCGGCGTCAACAGTTCCATGGGTGAAGCACTCGGCCAGCTGTACGTGGCCAAGATGTTCACGCCGGAAGCCAAGGAGCGCGCACAGGTGCTGGTCGACAACGTGCGCAACGCCCTCAAGGCGCGCATCGAGAACCTCGACTGGATGAGTGACGAGACCAAGCAGAAGGCCATCGCCAAGTGGAACACCTTCCTGCCGAAGATCGGCTACCCGGACAAGTGGCGTGACTGGTCGGGCCTGGACATCAAGCAGGGCGACTACTACGGCAACGTCATGTCCGCCGCCAAGTTCAACTACCAGTACGACCTCAGCAAGATCGGCAAGCCGACCGACCGCCTGGAATGGGGCATGACCCCGCAGACGGTCAACGCCTATTACAACCCGACCGACAACACCATCAACTTCCCGGCCGCGATCCTGCAGCCGCCGTTCTTCTACGCCAACGGCGACGACGCGATCAACTACGGTGGTATTGGTGCCGTCATCGGCCACGAAGCCAGCCACGGCTTCGATGACGAAGGCAGCCAGTTCGACGGCGAAGGCAACAACGCCAACTGGTGGACCAAGGCCGATCGCGAGAAGTTCGATGAGCGCAGCGGCAAGCTGGTCGCCCAGTTCGACGACTACACCCCGATCAAGGACAAGCCGGATGCACACGTCAACGGCAAGCTGACCCTGGGCGAGAACATCGGCGACCTCGGCGGCCTGAACTCGGCCTATGACGCGCTGCAGATGGCGCTGAAGAAGAACCCGCAGGAAGCCGGCGAAAAGATCGACGGCTACACGCAGGACCAGCGCTTCTTCCTCAACTGGGCCCGTGTGTGGCGCGGCAACATCCGCGAGAAGGAAGCGCTGCTGCGTCTGAACACCGACCCGCACGCTCCCGCTTCGCTGCGTGCGATCGGCGCTCCATCCAACATGGAAGCCTTCGCCACCGCGTTCCAGTGCAAGCCGACCGACCCGATGGTGCGTCCGTCCGACAAGCAAGTGAAGATCTG is part of the Dyella jiangningensis genome and harbors:
- a CDS encoding M13 family metallopeptidase, translated to MTKPYLKPLALAVSLALSLTACGKHEQAEQTAQAPAPASTAPAAAPAPKVFDVAELGDNAEACQDFNGFVNAKWVAANPIPNDRTRWGAFDKLAEDSLNTQHEIVDAAAKDAANAKAGSIEQKIGYLYASGMDDDAIEKAGYEPIKPKLDAIAALKNSKDVANYLVQNFADGDMQVFEFGSGADFKNAKMQIAYTQQAGQGLPTKDYYLNDKYKDIRDAYVAHVAQALQLTGVSEADAKKQAAQVLAFETELAKASLAPVEMRTPENQYHFVTVKEADKITPHFSWEDFFKAQGVTVDKGFSLSQPKFMAEFDKLLASAPIDQWQAYLRFHTISDASPYLSKAFQDNKFDFYGKTLAGQPEQKPRWKRVLGGVNSSMGEALGQLYVAKMFTPEAKERAQVLVDNVRNALKARIENLDWMSDETKQKAIAKWNTFLPKIGYPDKWRDWSGLDIKQGDYYGNVMSAAKFNYQYDLSKIGKPTDRLEWGMTPQTVNAYYNPTDNTINFPAAILQPPFFYANGDDAINYGGIGAVIGHEASHGFDDEGSQFDGEGNNANWWTKADREKFDERSGKLVAQFDDYTPIKDKPDAHVNGKLTLGENIGDLGGLNSAYDALQMALKKNPQEAGEKIDGYTQDQRFFLNWARVWRGNIREKEALLRLNTDPHAPASLRAIGAPSNMEAFATAFQCKPTDPMVRPSDKQVKIW
- a CDS encoding phospholipase C — protein: MRNHLAVCIAACVLSLSAVSLAQIPVHAEEASNASWHRDKDDHTSTPIKHLVVIFQENVSYDHYFGAYPYAANAPGEPTFYARPFTPKANGLTASLLNHNPNQQNSANGAGAINPFRLSRAQSATADQDHDYGPEQQAFNGGAMDLFPKYTGTGETLPGAPADENGIGQVMGYYDGNTVTALWNYAQWFAMSDNSYNTTFGPSTPGALNLISGQTNGITQTLNGTGEEIDDGQGGLTLIGDADPIGDVCSSPTGNQVQMSGRNVGDMLNDAHVSWGFFEGGFDLSQVNANGTTGCKRSTVSAVTNVKKADYIPHHQPFQYYASTANPTHARPTSVSMIGRQGDAANHQYDMADFYAAVEAGNFPAVSFLKAPGYQDGHAGYSDPLDEQQFIVHVINFLQQQPEWRDTAVVIAYDDSDGWYDHQAAPRVNASTSEADALDGAGVCKARGTLAGTDSKGKPVQGRCGYGPRLPLLVISPWARSNHVDHTVTDQSSITRFIEDNWLHGKRLGGGSFDAQAGSLEHMFDFFQPFTVHRKLLLDEQTGQPVKPSLPWASTSDGHRG